The following proteins come from a genomic window of Theileria equi strain WA chromosome 2 map unlocalized gcontig_1105316255037, whole genome shotgun sequence:
- a CDS encoding signal peptide containing protein (encoded by transcript BEWA_041760A) encodes MFFKVLLLLTCQVGLALATTEQEHHAQPTIAASHLELSLAEALENPQREPDNAKKGKRTGDKPMVEEEVIGFKVVCFPFSFCHVFRLGTFAWMECTAGL; translated from the exons ATGttttttaaagttttgcTCCTTTTAACTTGTCAAGTTGGTCTTGCCCTCGCAACAACCGAACAAGAACACCATGCACAGCCCACAATAG CTGCAAGCCATTTGGAACTCAGCCTGGCAGAGGCTCTGGAAAATCCTCAGAGGGAACCTGACAATGCCAAAAAGGGTAAAAGGACTGGGGACAAACCAATGGTAGAAGAAGAGGTCATAGGATTCAAAGTTGTTTGTTTCCCCTTTTCATTTTGTCATGTTTTTAGATTAGGGACTTTTGCATGGATGGAATGCACTGCTGGCCTGTAA
- a CDS encoding conserved hypothetical protein (encoded by transcript BEWA_041780A) gives MTLGRTLNRRIICRYAEAYLEKPADSSKRCVTTLARQQHDDFTSQRASEPAVVASNRIFSRNYGNLGKDWLPVRNQYTKYRITKPWTADSTYDDIFLAEPSKEDFYPISKEMPVFLKFLNLLTTAQNRKEAFIDFVKRCENGLVVEKDVYITKDELIQCMWTNGYSESEINAFRFAFPNDYKFHYPELSVLFEIDEEDCYKYCIKERASNPEELVELKLKKPTNLVSSYGLVFVGCWFGLSNAVLGNAWFFAKTLPFGAVFYMLAAYFQKWVKEYMWKEENALIEKVKQEKDYCETAIYNQLKKYLEDSKCNEYVENFKSEVIKRMDEYRRALLLKMKVDATKMMNDKLSSIALQENAIANSLERNIVTEMVKLFTQVFATSDKMKDDAVLSAIDEIKGDYHKEKDPLYKFFFDSLGEFQKKKSTNAIVKRCNDVFDKKEKEFLDMYTIRPNEYDEVSSLAKLCKSESGFDLEKLDSQQFDRLNTLFDSFNERMGYFVPALPEVAGAYPDPFVDQQV, from the exons ATGACACTTGGCAGGACACTAAACAGGCGCATAATCTGCAGGTACGCCGAGGCTTACCTGGAGAAACCCGCCGATTCTTCCAAGAGATGCGTCACCACCCTGGCGAGGCAACAGCACGACGATTTCACGTCCCAAAGGGCGAGTGAACCCGCGGTTGTCGCGTCAAACAGGATTTTTTCGAGGAATTACGGGAATTTGGGGAAGGATTGGCTCCCTGTACGCAACCAGTACACGAAATATCGAATCACGAAGCCATGGACTGCAGACAGCACCTACGACGATATCTTCCTCGCAGAACCATCAAA GGAGGACTTTTATCCGATTTCAAAGGAAATGCCGGTCTTTCTAAAGTTTCTCAACCTCTTGACAACCGCCCAGAATCGTAAGGAGGCGTTTATCGACTTTGtaaagag ATGTGAGAATGGATTGGTGGTCGAAAAGGACGTTTATATCACAAAGGATGAGCTCATCCAGTGTATGTGGACAAACGGGTACTCCGAGTCTGAGATTAACGCGTTTAGATTCGCGTTCCCCAACGACTACAAGTTCCACTATCCAG AACTCTCTGTCTTGTTTGAgattgatgaagaagattgCTATAAATATTGTATAAAGGAACGTGCCTCTAACCCAGAGGAGCTTGTGGAGCTCAAGCTTAaaaaaccaacaaatttgGTATCCAGCTACGGCCTGGTGTTTGTTGGATGCTGGTTTGGACTTTCCAACGCCGTTTTGGGGAATGCCTGGTTCTTTGCAAAGACACTCCCATTTGGAGCCGTGTTTTATATGCTAGCTGCCTACTTCCAAAAGTGGGTCAAGGAATACATgtggaaggaagagaatgcCCTGATTGAAAAGGTTAAGCAGGAAAAGGACTATTGTGAAACTGCAATTTACAATCAGCTCAAGA AATATTTGGAAGACTCCAAGTGCAATGAATATGTTGAAAACTTTAAATCGGAGGTCATTAAACGCATGGATGAATACAGGAGGGCATTGCTCCTCAAAATGAAGGTTGACGCTACCAAAATGATGAATGACAAGTTGAGTTCTATTGCACTCCAGGAGAATGCAATTGCCAATTCACTCGAAAGG AATATTGTCACCGAAATGGTAAAGCTCTTTACCCAAGTTTTTGCAACATCGGACAAGATGAAGGATGACGCAGTATTGAGTGCAATTGATGAAATCAAGGGTGACTATCACAAGGAAAAGGATCCACTCTACAAGTTCTTTTTCGATAGTCTTGGTGAATTCCAAAAG AAAAAGAGCACAAATGCAATTGTAAAGCGTTGTAATGATGTATTTGAcaaaaaggaaaaggaattTTTGGACATGTACACCATTAGACCAAACGAGTATGATGAGGTATCATCTCTTGCAAAACTATGCAAATCGGAAAGTGGCTTTGATCTCGAGAAACTTGATAGCCAGCAATTTGATCGTCTAAATACCTTGTTTGACTCTTTTAACGAGAGAATGGGCTACTTTGTACCCGCACTACCAGAAGTTGCCGGGGCATATCCGGACCCATTTGTCGATCAACAGGTTTGA
- a CDS encoding DNA-dependent RNA polymerase domain containing protein (encoded by transcript BEWA_041770A), with amino-acid sequence MPKAGRCYLAQLEALLYRNLGYKCPRKRSHLDMCRHISGLGSRINLLGLPNISLGGPTGTLTQQKRLINSGPLPSTNEHIPVQDSSGTDASAQESEIAEDERGSDATVEPKRDLLEITKEEVRNRGLYIIYWLSTNKFGHIRGMHDKVINLFKRAEKFASLYGFVLMDIRPEDLMKHVESANSLKELFSPEFIEAQKELLYIGKQLPLLKKEEKERFEKQLEDAHNHFNNVVIPTEVALGRFPEKEPTLNPDGSQRRTYIHNVKRQFIIERLGFTEAFKSARVDASNLLEIRPPTDIPALNDICNQWVNDMSEFISRDRSRNEECIIPPQLNEKVLASETVRFALQLMCFPAYASDSKGNMGSFLRRMIQQPASNQVLLVNASVRLGEEISKIYVSTMKELEKEYNIQSSNFSEDDVHEKQDPLANTDENVDNKSLLENPGKKSSFTVTALSGASRARVISNVTNHAGDSLQTVHADGPPVDDFKRWNVRQNAAIGGYLFNALVKSCYVEVDIATALKQENSSFIDEDHPIDNATKRNSDETQKSKRNEKKIFSRIRKSRFDESKVEIPAFVHKILRNGVRTYGTLEMKECCMLKLRDVVARGLINLSALPMICEPKPWVTVSQGGSLILKHYFIRTTNRASFDIRVFDLSNVFSITNSFGKVPWKINAGVLDVLKKLWDADSSVPMRAYLPDKSCLKEKGETKNTSDSKEIYNPKNRWANEEDKVRIANAISECSLFERRIYIAENFIHEQKLYLPASIDFRGRLYPLSPYLNHACDDACRSLLTFSEVRPLGERGLFWLKVHVSNLYGIDKLPFDDRIVWVDNQMSSIEKLVKNPFSDSSQDFWSKAEKPFQFFASACELVSAIHSKDPHKYLSSIPVQQDGSCNGLQHYSALGRDYNGGLSVNLIDTDKPQDVYKKVLLEVISKVTREFQRAPPTSGAVGIANTPYDCAKLCIDHGLLKRKTVKQTVMTICYGVTRMGAIDQIDNKLKDEASLDHLHPYARRRLATYIAGKVFGSIKTIFNEAMNIKKWLDGISSAHTKFNIPVTWISPIGLPCEQPYCKVDSSVLHTEMQAMRIVDLKSAHLDKRRQRMAFPPNFIHSLDASHLMFTAREIFKSCTSFASVHDSYWIHADRVDFMRSELRKGFVNMYKRPILEDLYSTCVRRLGEGVVSEPPDTGKLDIESVLDSQYFFH; translated from the coding sequence ATGCCAAAGGCAGGCCGCTGCTACCTGGCCCAGCTGGAAGCCCTTCTCTATCGCAACCTCGGCTACAAATGTCCGAGAAAACGGTCGCATCTTGACATGTGCAGGCATATAAGCGGCTTAGGCTCTCGTATAAACCTGCTGGGCCTGCCAAACATCTCACTTGGCGGTCCTACGGGAACATTGACACAGCAGAAAAGACTCATAAACAGTGGCCCATTACCAAGTACAAACGAGCATATTCCAGTACAGGATTCATCAGGAACTGATGCAAGTGCACAAGAGAGCGAAATAGCGGAAGATGAAAGGGGAAGTGACGCTACCGTTGAACCTAAACGAGACCTTTTGGAGATCaccaaagaagaagttaGGAATAGAGGATTGTACATTATCTACTGGCTATCCACAAACAAGTTTGGCCATATTCGTGGCATGCATGACAAGGTTATAAATCTCTTTAAAAGAGCTGAAAAATTCGCCTCCTTGTATGGATTTGTACTCATGGACATTCGTCCGGAAGACCTCATGAAACATGTGGAATCGGCCAATTCATTAAAAGAACTCTTTAGTCCAGAGTTTATAGAAGCACAAAAGGAGCTTTTGTACATTGGAAAGCAACTTCCACTGttgaagaaggaagaaaaggagagATTCGAAAAACAGTTGGAAGACGCTCACAATCATTTTAATAATGTAGTTATTCCTACCGAAGTGGCCCTTGGTAGATTTCCAGAAAAAGAGCCAACTCTTAATCCTGACGGTTCTCAACGTAGGACCTATATACACAATGTCAAGAGACAGTTTATTATCGAAAGATTAGGCTTTACAGAGGCGTTTAAAAGTGCTCGCGTTGATGCGTCCAATCTGCTTGAAATTAGACCTCCAACGGATATTCCTGCTCTAAACGATATATGTAATCAGTGGGTGAACGATATGTCTGAATTCATTAGTAGAGACAGAAGTAGGAATGAGGAATGTATAATTCCACCTCAGTTGAATGAAAAAGTATTGGCTTCAGAGACTGTGCGTTTTGCACTTCAACTTATGTGCTTTCCAGCATACGCTTCTGATTCCAAAGGAAACATGGGTAGTTTTTTGCGTAGGATGATACAGCAGCCAGCAAGTAACCAGGTCTTACTTGTAAATGCGTCTGTAAGGCTCGGGGAagaaatttcaaaaatctACGTAAGTACAATGAAAGAACTGGAAAAGGAATACAACATTCAAAGTTCCAATTTTTCTGAGGATGACGTTCATGAAAAGCAAGATCCCCTAGCCAATACAGACGAAAATGTGGACAATAAATCTTTACTGGAAAACCCAGGAAAGAAATCTAGCTTTACAGTAACAGCACTTTCGGGTGCATCTAGAGCAAGGGTAATTTCAAACGTTACAAACCATGCTGGTGATTCTCTACAGACTGTTCACGCGGATGGACCCCCTgttgatgattttaaacGCTGGAATGTGCGCCAGAATGCGGCTATTGGTGGTTATTTATTTAACGCCTTAGTAAAATCTTGTTATGTTGAAGTTGATATTGCAACGGCTCTAAAGCAGGAAAACTCGTCTTTCATCGATGAGGACCACCCTATTGATAATGCAACAAAGAGAAACTCGGATGAAACACAAAAAAGCAAAagaaatgaaaagaaaatCTTTAGTAGAATCCGTAAATCCAGATTTGATGAAAGCAAGGTTGAAATACCTGCGTTTGTTCACAAGATTTTACGTAATGGTGTTCGTACATATGGGACACTCGAAATGAAAGAATGCTGCATGTTAAAGCTTAGAGATGTAGTTGCACGTGGATTAATAAATTTGAGCGCCTTACCAATGATTTGTGAACCAAAGCCATGGGTGACAGTTTCTCAAGGAGGATCCCTGATTTTAAAACACTACTTTATAAGGACCACGAACAGAGCATCATTCGATATCAGAGTTTTTGATTTGTCAAATGTGTTTTCAATTACAAATtcatttggaaaagttCCATGGAAAATAAATGCAGGAGTTTTGGATGTACTAAAAAAACTTTGGGACGCGGATTCCTCAGTTCCAATGAGGGCTTATTTACCGGATAAATCGTGTCTCAAAGAAAAGGGGGAAACAAAAAATACAAGCGATTCTAAAGAAATTTACAATCCTAAAAACAGATGGGCAAATGAGGAAGATAAAGTGAGGATAGCAAATGCTATATCGGAATGTTCTCTATTTGAACGTAGGATTTACATTGCGGAAAACTTTATACATGAGCAAAAATTATATCTACCTGCAAGCATCGACTTTAGGGGTAGATTATATCCATTATCACCATATTTGAATCACGCCTGTGACGACGCTTGTAGAAGTTTACTGACCTTTAGTGAGGTGCGCCCATTGGGGGAGCGCGGATTATTTTGGCTCAAGGTACATGTTTCTAATCTTTATGGTATCGATAAACTTCCTTTTGACGATAGAATTGTCTGGGTCGACAATCAAATGAGTTCAATTGAAAAACTAGTGAAAAATccattttcagattcttctcAAGATTTTTGGTCCAAAGCGGAGAAGCCATTCCAGTTCTTTGCCTCAGCATGCGAACTTGTTAGCGCAATACACTCAAAGGATCCACACAAGTATTTGAGCTCAATTCCTGTGCAACAAGACGGTAGTTGTAATGGATTGCAACACTATTCAGCCTTGGGTAGGGACTATAATGGAGGGTTGTCGGTAAATCTAATAGACACTGATAAGCCTCAAGATGTTTATAAAAAAGTATTGTTGGAAGTTATATCAAAGGTTACCAGGGAATTTCAAAGGGCTCCACCTACATCTGGAGCGGTTGGAATAGCCAATACTCCGTATGATTGTGCAAAGTTATGCATTGACCATGGGCTTTTAAAGAGAAAAACTGTGAAACAGACTGTAATGACGATATGTTATGGAGTAACTCGCATGGGTGCAATTGATCAAATCGATAATAAGTTAAAGGATGAAGCTTCACTTGATCATCTTCACCCATATGCACGTCGAAGATTAGCAACTTATATCGCAGGAAAGGTATTTGGATCAATAAAAACAATTTTTAATGAGGCTATGAACATTAAAAAATGGTTGGACGGTATTTCTAGCGCCCATACTAAATTCAACATACCTGTTACGTGGATAAGTCCCATTGGACTTCCCTGCGAACAGCCATATTGCAAAGTTGATTCAAGTGTTCTACATACAGAAATGCAGGCCATGAGAATAGTGGATCTGAAATCTGCGCATTTGGATAAGAGGAGGCAGAGAATGGCATTTCCACCAAATTTTATCCACTCGTTAGATGCTTCACATTTGATGTTCACTGCACGGGAAATATTTAAAAGCTGCACTTCCTTTGCCAGTGTGCATGACAGTTACTGGATACACGCAGACAGAGTAGACTTTATGCGCTCGGAACTTCGCAAAGGATTTGTTAACATGTACAAGAGACCAATTTTAGAAGACCTTTACAGTACATGTGTTCGAAGGCTTGGTGAAGGTGTGGTATCGGAACCTCCAGATACTGGAAAACTAGATATTGAATCTGTATTGGATAGCCAATACTTTTTCCATTAA
- a CDS encoding conserved hypothetical protein (encoded by transcript BEWA_041730A), producing MKASTLCLFLLLYEISIVSGTESKDSPAKTIGVTLDVAAPDSCTIQVHNHRLHHVKTPLYTAKPGYFIEKVVEGNTTICECSPKGAFVKVTHCFIKDLFDIIHVYTIDLNGTKNACYFLKKDGSQWISIGEEDFYTRFHVITSTNHEFNDKILDVSKASTDWELYVNESPKSPFAVYGTRSTCRVKEIKTKNRGGTTIWKKEKDEWCTKLTFYPREGDHKLLWIVTKDPHENENILYYSKMSGSWKSVDKNGYLEDLAKAGFDRSTFDDRVTLDISNVDDQLFFIDKYQVDIIVENRHHVLPGFRMNKVVQGKDIIWESSDDRFSIHLRFNERGPDISLGALFTTNARKEHKIIYLRKMSGKWVTITKDEYEDILAGRNNPIYTHESTGKIVMSSFKNKQGIKIATYASKVENAKADILLVHGARTHLTSDFLTFNMDWNYERYGFEIFPYCSVFDEPVTVKKVSNAERYRSYFEYKTLEGMNPLDILHRSQYKGTFIEALNRLGYNVYSYDHQSHGFSESKTERRCHAEKFMDYIYDLLQFISIVKRDKFGDTSQTWDDKLVFNSHETNRKIIFMGHSMGGNMVIRAVQKFYKEIKNPNANFVDGLIGLSTMLDVSPYLDVWYKQVARPFEEAIAWMDPKSKSPYQYPYDIALNFERFADYHTDMLYYSDRFTRNTAMSPFSACRRVRKKKRTKLYPKDLPTLFVHTTDDDGCGIKGPRKMVNKKLKESKVAKLVEWKGCGHHMAAIQLIPILVPLLERWLNGHFPEMNRKRPLQVPYSAREESIGVVQKKLRNVVPKETVKGLEGTTLDLSSPDSSLFSLADDRIHGVSHRAFVPKDGSSLVSVVDNGDTIWTSAGPKEGCTGAYLFSREGHSSLLSVYTRGAGDETFCFEKDGNQWKNVDRLKFETKLHLMKDSSAPAGEKHREEDT from the coding sequence ATGAAGGCTTCAACACTTTGCCTTTTCCTCCTATTGTATGAGATCAGTATAGTCTCAGGTACGGAGTCGAAGGATTCTCCGGCGAAGACTATAGGGGTTACTCTGGATGTTGCCgctccagattcttgtaCTATACAAGTACACAATCACAGACTACATCACGTAAAGACACCCTTATATACAGCAAAGCCTGGttattttatagaaaaggTGGTAGAAGGAAACACTACCATCTGCGAATGTTCTCCCAAGGGAGCATTTGTCAAAGTCACGCATTGTTTTATAAAAGACCTATTTGATATTATCCATGTATATACTATCGATTTAAATGGTACAAAGAATGCCTGCTATTttctcaagaaggatggtAGCCAGTGGATATCCATAGGTGAAGAAGACTTTTATACGAGGTTCCATGTCATTACTTCCACTAATCATGAATTTAATGACAAGATACTCGATGTCTCCAAAGCTTCTACTGATTGGGAACTGTACGTTAATGAATCGCCAAAGTCCCCCTTTGCAGTTTATGGAACCAGAAGCACATGTAGAGTCAAGGAAATTAAGACCAAAAACCGTGGTGGTACCAcaatatggaagaaagaGAAGGATGAGTGGTGTACCAAACTCACCTTTTATCCCAGGGAAGGAGACCATAAACTCCTCTGGATAGTCACCAAGGACCCAcatgagaatgagaatattCTCTACTACTCCAAGATGAGTGGGTCATGGAAGTCTGTTGACAAGAATGGGTATCTGGAAGACTTAGCCAAGGCTGGCTTTGACAGGTCAACCTTCGATGATAGGGTTACTCTGGACATATCCAACGTTGACGAccaactcttcttcattgacAAATACCAAGTTGACATTATAGTAGAAAACAGACACCATGTTCTTCCGGGATTtagaatgaacaaggtaGTTCAGGGTAAGGATATCATCTGGGAGTCTTCGGATGATAGATTCTCTATCCACTTAAGATTCAATGAAAGAGGACCAGATATTTCACTTGGTGCTCTATTTACCACGAATGCTAGAAAAGAGCACAAGATCATTTACCTCAGAAAAATGAGTGGAAAGTGGGTGACTATCACAAAGGATGAATACGAGGACATTTTGGCCGGTAGGAATAATCCAATTTACACTCATGAATCTACTGGTAAAATTGTAATGAGcagttttaagaataagCAAGGTATAAAGATTGCAACATATGCCTCCAAGGTTGAGAATGCTAAAGCagacattcttcttgtccATGGAGCTCGGACACATCTCACGTCAGACTTTCTCACATTTAACATGGACTGGAACTATGAACGTTATGGCTTCGAGATATTTCCCTACTGCAGTGTTTTTGATGAACCAGTAACTGTCAAAAAGGTATCCAATGCAGAACGCTACAGATCTTACTTTGAGTACAAGACTCTAGAAGGAATGAATCCACTAGACATTCTTCACAGGTCTCAGTATAAGGGCACATTCATAGAGGCCCTTAATAGACTTGGGtataatgtctatagttATGACCATCAATCACATGGTTTTTCTGAATCCAAGACTGAACGAAGATGTCATGCTGAGAAATTCATGGATTATATTTATGATCTCTTGCAATTCATTAgcattgtaaagagagataaatttggagataCTTCTCAGACCTGGGATGATAAGTTAGTCTTCAATAGTCATGAGACTAATAGAAAGATCATCTTCATGGGTCATTCAATGGGAGGAAATATGGTGATAAGAGCTgtgcaaaagttttacaaggagATTAAGAATCCTAATGCAAATTTTGTGGATGGTCTAATTGGTCTTTCTACTATGCTTGATGTTAGCCCATACCTTGATGTGTGGTACAAACAAGTAGCAAGACCATTTGAAGAGGCTATCGCCTGGATGGATCCAAAATCAAAGAGTCCGTATCAGTATCCGTATGACATTGCTCTCAATTTTGAGAGATTCGCAGATTACCATACTGATATGCTCTACTATAGTGATAGATTCACTAGAAATACAGCAATGTCTCCTTTTAGTGCATGTAGAAGGGTTAGGAAGAAAAAAAGAACCAAGTTATATCCCAAAGATTTGCCAACACTATTTGTACATACTACAGACGATGACGGATGTGGTATAAAGGgtccaaggaagatggtTAATaagaaactaaaggaaAGTAAGGTTGCCAAACTCGTAGAATGGAAAGGATGTGGACACCATATGGCTGCTATTCAACTCATTCCTATCTTGGTACCGTTGTTAGAAAGGTGGCTAAATGGTCACTTTCCAGAGATGAATAGAAAGAGACCATTACAGGTTCCATATAGTGCTAGAGAGGAGTCAATTGGGGTTGTTCAGAAGAAACTCCGTAATGTTGTACCTAAAGAAACCGTTAAAGGACTAGAAGGAACCACTCTTGACCTCTCTTCTCCGGactcttctttattttCTCTAGCTGATGATCGGATTCATGGAGTGAGTCATAGAGCTTTTGTCCCCAAAGATGGATCTTCTCTAGTATCAGTGGTGGATAACGGAGATACCATTTGGACTTCTGCAGGTCCTAAAGAAGGATGTACAGGTGCCTACCTTTTTTCCAGGGAAGGACACTCTTCTCTTCTTAGTGTCTATACAAGGGGTGCCGGAGATGAgaccttttgttttgagaaggatggtaatcaatggaagaatgtggatAGGTTGAAATTTGAAACTAAACTTCACTTAATGAAGGACTCTTCTGCACCTGCTGGTGAGAAGCATAGGGAGGAAGATACGTGA
- a CDS encoding conserved hypothetical protein (encoded by transcript BEWA_041740A) has translation MEVKLVLFSLLLHIGGLIPCGGSKNTGGEVVLDLLKVDASSFDTFATRPYQTHVKTFVPKDGCTIKEVKEGKNSLLKANGHHCDNVVVLFDKNDALSHVLVHLKDCKTPVYHEKVNGKWHTTTEEDFYDAFHQRVLNENVFETVDIDTSKKETCDKYFVTNSPNFPFLVYAPNVGYHIKKVSSGQVVWEAKDEDERCIYVSLYPRDEPKLVNVVVKNSFSVYQFFFKHEGSRSKWTSIEKATYARELEASGFKVSEFNDHVKLDIGNVDKDLVYTHSYTNNLTVDVHYPLPGLVVNEVVDGHTEVWKSKSQEEYCTYVNVAVHDKSTLAMYIFVDSGDDRKVLYFQKKGHAWKSVDKKKYFALFSTVDGVELVHNDKEDHKILVGSFKNHQGLRVVTYASEVENSKGNFVLVPDIRSHFRSDLCTCSLEWNRKHFGFPLFPRVDPLGEYKVLAEPKNVDRYKDVFKYKHLDGANALELSPRYEYEGTLTKFLNDLGYSVYSLDLQSQGLSDSVKDIRCYTRVFKDYVYDVMQFVNIVKRGKFGDPNEKWDEKMVYENTPTDKKIFLLGNSMGGNIVFQAVQEFHRVKKGGKFVDGLVGLSAVLNIDCNLDTPAKRASKKALKVAAWSTPEKMNPYEDLFNYGESFECFMRFRDPLHYPNRTTFGTLQSIFDACSDVTDNMRYYPKDLATLFIHASKDALSGVEGPKEVIKHLNHATLVELGGSCHYLAAPQLILNIVKPLNEWLNKHK, from the coding sequence ATGGAAGTGAAGCTCGTCCTATTCTCGCTTCTACTTCACATAGGAGGATTAATTCCATGTGGAGGATCAAAGAATACAGGCGGTGAAGTCGTACTCGACTTGCTCAAGGTTGATGCCTCCAGTTTCGATACCTTTGCAACGAGACCGTACCAAACACACGTCAAGACTTTTGTGCCAAAGGATGGCTGTACCATAAAGGAAGTCAAGGAAGGGAAAAACTCTCTCTTAAAGGCGAATGGACACCACTGTGATAACGTTGTTGTGTTGTTTGACAAGAATGATGCTCTCAGTCACGTTCTTGTCCACCTAAAGGATTGTAAGACTCCTGTTTACCACGAAAAGGTGAACGGGAAGTGGCACACTACCACGGAAGAGGATTTTTATGACGCATTCCACCAGAGGGTGCTAAACGAAAATGTCTTTGAAACCGTAGATATCGACACCTCAAAGAAGGAAACATGCGACAAGTACTTTGTCACAAACTCTCCCAACTTCCCATTCCTTGTGTATGCACCAAATGTAGGCTATCACATTAAAAAGGTTTCAAGTGGCCAAGTTGTTTGGGAGGcaaaggatgaagatgagaGATGTATATATGTTTCCCTTTATCCAAGAGATGAGCCTAAACTGGTAAATGTGGTCGTTAAAAATTCATTTAGTGTGTACCAATTCTTTTTCAAGCACGAAGGATCCCGGAGTAAATGGACCAGTATTGAGAAGGCAACATATGCAAGGGAGCTCGAAGCATCCGGTTTCAAGGTTTCCGAATTTAATGATCACGTCAAGTTGGACATTGGCAATGTGGACAAGGATCTAGTTTACACCCATTCATACACCAACAACCTCACAGTGGATGTTCACTATCCACTTCCTGGATTGGTTGTAAACGAGGTTGTTGATGGTCATACTGAGGTCTGGAAGTCAAAATCTCAAGAGGAGTATTGCACCTACGTAAATGTGGCTGTGCACGACAAATCCACATTAGcaatgtatatttttgtggactctggagatgatCGCAAAGTCTTGTATTTCCAGAAAAAGGGACATGCATGGAAATCCgttgataaaaagaaaTACTTTGCGCTATTTTCTACTGTGGATGGAGTGGAGTTGGTACACAATGACAAGGAAGACCACAAGATTCTTGTTGGCAGTTTTAAAAACCATCAAGGTCTTAGAGTTGTCACGTATGCTTCCGAGGTAGAAAACTCCAAGGGAAACTTTGTCCTTGTCCCAGACATTCGCTCGCACTTTAGATCAGATTTATGCACCTGTTCATTGGAGTGGAACCGCAAACATTTTGGATTTCCTCTATTCCCACGTGTTGACCCGTTGGGTGAATACAAGGTTCTAGCGGAACCTAAGAATGTTGATCGGTACAAGGATGTATTTAAATACAAGCATCTAGATGGTGCAAACGCCCTTGAGTTGTCGCCAAGGTACGAGTACGAAGGGACACTAacaaagtttttaaatGATTTGGGCTATTCGGTTTATAGTCTGGACCTACAGTCACAAGGCTTATCGGACTCTGTTAAGGATATCCGGTGTTATACTCGTGTTTTTAAGGACTATGTCTATGATGTGATGCAGTTTGTAAACATTGTCAAGAGGGGCAAGTTTGGAGATCCTAATGAAAAGTGGGATGAGAAGATGGTATACGAGAACACTCCTACAGATAAAAAGATATTCCTGCTAGGAAACTCCATGGGAGGCAACATTGTCTTTCAAGCCGTTCAAGAATTTCACAGAGTGAAGAAGGGAGGAAAGTTTGTTGACGGTCTAGTTGGTCTTTCTGCTGTGCTCAACATTGATTGCAATCTAGATACGCCAGCTAAAAGAGCATCCAAGAAAGCTCTCAAAGTTGCTGCATGGTCCACACCGGAGAAGATGAATCCCTACGAAGACCTTTTCAACTATGGAGAATCGTTTGAATGCTTCATGAGGTTTAGAGACCCTTTGCATTACCCAAACAGAACCACCTTTGGCACACTCCAATCAATCTTTGACGCATGCAGCGATGTTACAGACAACATGCGttattatccaaaggatctCGCTACTTTGTTTATTCACGCCAGCAAGGATGCTCTCTCCGGAGTGGAGGGTCCGAAGGAAGTAATAAAACATCTTAATCACGCAACTCTTGTGGAACTTGGGGGATCCTGCCACTATTTGGCGGCTCCTCAATTGATTTTAAACATAGTTAAACCACTGAATGAGTGGCTTAACAAACATAAATGA
- a CDS encoding uncharacterized protein (encoded by transcript BEWA_041750A): MALGTSVHNKIIGCVVGGIIGLPVGIIIGLVPIFKALEANQRYSQSEVIGSFEESGIYAKRHSQDSKV; encoded by the exons ATGGCTCTAGGAACAAGTGTGCATAACAAGATTATTGGTTGTGTTG TTGGAGGTATCATTGGTCTTCCAGTTGGAATAATAATCGGTCTCGTTCCCATCTTCAAGGCTCTGGAAGCAAATCAGCGATACTCCCAGAGCGAGGTTATCGGAAGTTTTGAGGAATCGGGAATTTACGCAAAGAGACACAGTCAGGACAGCAAAGTGTGA